One window of the Methanolacinia paynteri genome contains the following:
- a CDS encoding NAD(P)/FAD-dependent oxidoreductase, with product GAGPAGMAAAVQLSRCGIRPVVFEKNKPGGLLPNARLVENYPGFPDGISGTELSDLFRKQFEKSSHELKQETVMQLDLDGKEFLIRTKTETYRFDRVIIASGTVPKKPGCHIDNDARACTHHDTSQIRDLSEKTVAIAGSGDAAFDYALSLCTKNEILILNRGDKRKCLDILFKEAVGSPNITYLENTNISRIVKTQDGIMLQCVSGGSNIEMDADLMIFATGRDPCTDFISSEISGRTSELTGSGLLFFAGDVRNGILRQTAISVGDGVAAAMRICKGPGGDAD from the coding sequence CGGGGCGGGTCCGGCAGGAATGGCGGCGGCAGTTCAGCTTAGCAGGTGCGGCATCAGACCCGTGGTGTTTGAGAAGAATAAACCGGGGGGTCTCCTGCCCAACGCCCGCCTTGTGGAGAACTACCCGGGTTTTCCGGACGGAATCAGCGGTACTGAACTCTCAGACCTTTTCAGGAAACAATTTGAAAAAAGTAGTCATGAACTGAAACAGGAGACGGTGATGCAGCTTGATCTTGATGGAAAAGAATTCCTGATCAGGACAAAGACGGAAACATACCGTTTCGACAGGGTTATCATCGCCTCGGGAACAGTTCCGAAAAAGCCCGGGTGCCATATCGATAACGATGCCCGGGCTTGTACTCACCATGACACATCACAAATCCGGGACCTCTCAGAAAAAACAGTAGCCATAGCCGGCTCTGGTGATGCCGCATTTGATTATGCACTGAGCCTCTGCACGAAGAACGAAATTCTAATCCTCAACAGGGGAGATAAGAGAAAATGCCTGGATATTTTGTTCAAAGAGGCTGTCGGCAGCCCGAATATCACATATCTTGAGAATACAAATATTTCCCGGATTGTAAAGACACAGGACGGCATAATGCTGCAATGCGTATCCGGCGGATCGAATATCGAAATGGATGCGGATTTAATGATCTTTGCAACAGGAAGAGATCCTTGCACAGATTTTATTTCAAGCGAAATTTCCGGCCGAACCAGTGAGCTCACAGGATCGGGTCTTCTTTTCTTCGCAGGTGATGTCAGGAACGGAATACTCAGGCAGACTGCAATATCAGTAGGTGACGGGGTTGCAGCTGCAATGAGGATCTGCAAAGGACCGGGAGGGGATGCAGACTGA
- a CDS encoding isochorismatase family protein, whose protein sequence is MKECYFRPENIDKKSMLMTERIAAMNRKREQVFHPENSALLVIDMQNYFTDPGSHAYVPSSAAVIPRIKKLAEAFAAKKRPVISTLHINTPADAGMMGEWWGELLAETDTRSELNKDLDLPFSVRIRKSQYDAFYTTELDLILQQNNVTDLVITGVMTHLCCETTARSAFVHGYRVFFPADGTATY, encoded by the coding sequence ATGAAGGAATGCTATTTCAGACCTGAAAATATCGATAAAAAATCCATGCTCATGACAGAGAGGATCGCCGCCATGAACAGGAAAAGAGAACAGGTTTTTCATCCGGAAAACTCCGCTCTTCTGGTTATCGACATGCAGAACTATTTTACGGATCCTGGTTCGCATGCATACGTACCATCCTCCGCGGCAGTAATCCCGCGGATTAAAAAACTTGCAGAGGCATTTGCTGCAAAAAAACGCCCTGTAATCAGTACACTTCACATTAACACACCCGCAGATGCAGGAATGATGGGGGAGTGGTGGGGTGAACTTCTGGCTGAAACAGACACAAGATCGGAGCTCAATAAGGATCTCGATCTACCGTTCTCTGTCCGCATCAGGAAGAGCCAGTATGACGCCTTTTACACAACAGAACTCGATTTAATCCTGCAGCAGAACAATGTCACCGACCTCGTGATAACCGGCGTCATGACCCATCTTTGCTGCGAGACTACGGCAAGATCAGCCTTTGTCCACGGATACAGGGTTTTCTTTCCTGCAGACGGAACAGCGACATACAA
- a CDS encoding MarR family winged helix-turn-helix transcriptional regulator → MGLTEELNDNLVEFFDRFASWENSVIQQSSLTVAGAHAIEKLGHNGSMSMKDLSKSLGVTTGTITVTVDRLEKGGYAVRDRSENDRRSYIIRLTEKGKEAFSDHHSHHMSLSDEIASILSEDEVKNFVGILEKINKTI, encoded by the coding sequence ATGGGTTTGACTGAAGAGCTGAATGATAACCTTGTCGAGTTTTTTGACAGGTTTGCTTCCTGGGAGAATTCTGTAATCCAGCAGAGTTCCCTCACTGTTGCCGGAGCCCACGCTATAGAGAAGCTGGGCCACAACGGGAGCATGAGCATGAAGGACCTGTCCAAATCGCTGGGCGTCACGACCGGGACGATTACGGTAACGGTCGACCGGCTTGAAAAAGGAGGCTATGCAGTACGCGATCGTTCTGAAAACGACAGGAGATCGTACATCATCCGCCTGACAGAAAAAGGGAAGGAGGCGTTTTCGGATCATCACAGCCATCACATGAGCCTGTCCGACGAGATCGCATCCATCCTCTCCGAAGACGAGGTGAAAAACTTCGTCGGGATACTTGAGAAGATAAACAAAACAATCTGA
- a CDS encoding radical SAM protein — protein sequence MCDAGGGYRGKLSADDIYAQIDYLVGKRFPGGYVDAEKFKIQFARMGEPAFNPAVLDVLESLKNRYNAPGLIPSLSTIAPEGCDGFFKRLLEIKDEHYRERFQLQFSIHTTDPVAREWLIPVKTWSFEKMKEYGELFFDKGGRKITLNFALGDNMEIDPEVLLKYFPPDVFLVKITPVNPNFRALENGINSFIRPGEDGTDVPDQEMFPVKKLRDTGYDVIMSIGEPEENLIGSNCGQYLEAYERSGTELKGGYEYEIHRK from the coding sequence ATGTGTGATGCAGGAGGGGGATACAGGGGGAAACTTTCAGCCGACGATATCTATGCACAGATCGACTATCTTGTCGGAAAGCGGTTTCCGGGGGGATACGTTGATGCTGAGAAATTCAAGATCCAGTTTGCACGTATGGGTGAGCCGGCTTTCAATCCGGCGGTTCTCGATGTCCTTGAGTCACTTAAAAACAGGTACAACGCTCCCGGCCTCATTCCTTCACTCTCGACAATCGCTCCCGAGGGCTGCGACGGATTCTTCAAACGGCTTCTTGAGATCAAAGACGAACATTACAGGGAGAGATTCCAGCTCCAGTTCTCGATCCATACGACGGATCCTGTGGCGAGGGAGTGGCTGATTCCCGTAAAGACATGGTCGTTTGAGAAAATGAAAGAATACGGCGAGTTGTTTTTCGACAAAGGAGGGCGGAAGATTACACTCAACTTTGCTCTCGGGGACAATATGGAGATAGATCCTGAAGTTCTTCTGAAATACTTCCCGCCGGATGTATTCCTCGTAAAGATCACTCCTGTCAATCCTAATTTCAGGGCGCTGGAAAACGGAATCAATTCATTTATCCGTCCCGGAGAGGATGGAACAGATGTCCCGGATCAGGAGATGTTTCCTGTAAAAAAACTCAGAGATACCGGTTATGACGTTATCATGAGCATAGGCGAACCTGAAGAGAACCTTATCGGGAGCAACTGCGGGCAGTATCTTGAGGCATATGAAAGGAGCGGGACAGAATTAAAAGGCGGATACGAATACGAGATACATCGAAAATAA
- a CDS encoding ribose 1,5-bisphosphate isomerase yields the protein MSLEDTAEKIRTMEIRGAALIARAAVEALCKYGEELGGLALPQFKEELEKAAAVLLATRPTAVSLPNALNIVMKDVRNANTIAEAREALRLGSIEFIRDSKEALSKIAEIGARHIPEDAVIMTHCNSQAAIGCIIEAHRQGKVREVYATEVRPRNQGLLTIKALNDAGIKTNFIVDSAARFYMKKVDLFITGTDAVTVNGAVVNKIGTSQIALAAREARVPMMVAAETFKFAPKTIAGDLIKIEERDSSEVLDKKIAGDLENVTIKNPAFDVTPADFVDLIITEKGAIPPEMAYIIIRDYLGWEIGDFR from the coding sequence ATGTCGCTTGAAGATACAGCAGAAAAGATCAGGACGATGGAGATCAGGGGTGCGGCGCTCATTGCAAGAGCCGCGGTGGAAGCACTCTGCAAATATGGCGAAGAGCTCGGGGGACTCGCACTGCCGCAGTTTAAAGAAGAACTGGAGAAGGCTGCGGCGGTTCTCCTTGCAACAAGGCCGACTGCGGTCTCGCTCCCAAACGCCCTCAACATCGTGATGAAGGATGTCAGGAACGCGAACACGATCGCCGAGGCGAGGGAGGCCCTGAGGCTGGGCAGTATCGAATTCATTCGCGACTCGAAGGAAGCACTCTCGAAGATCGCGGAGATCGGTGCAAGACACATCCCCGAAGACGCCGTGATCATGACTCACTGCAATTCGCAGGCCGCAATCGGGTGCATAATCGAGGCGCACAGGCAGGGGAAGGTCAGGGAGGTATATGCAACCGAAGTCAGGCCGAGAAACCAGGGCCTTCTTACTATTAAGGCGTTAAACGATGCAGGAATAAAAACGAACTTCATCGTGGACTCGGCCGCCCGCTTCTACATGAAGAAGGTCGATCTCTTCATCACAGGAACCGATGCGGTTACCGTGAACGGAGCCGTGGTAAACAAGATCGGGACATCCCAGATCGCACTCGCTGCCCGCGAGGCAAGAGTGCCGATGATGGTCGCCGCGGAGACATTCAAATTCGCCCCGAAGACCATCGCCGGCGACCTGATAAAGATCGAAGAGCGTGATTCATCCGAGGTGCTCGACAAAAAGATCGCCGGAGATCTGGAGAATGTCACAATAAAAAATCCTGCGTTCGACGTTACTCCGGCAGATTTCGTCGACCTGATAATAACCGAAAAAGGTGCGATACCCCCCGAGATGGCCTACATCATCATCAGGGACTATCTCGGATGGGAAATAGGGGACTTCAGGTAA
- a CDS encoding YkgJ family cysteine cluster protein yields the protein MNSINGIEKKTGELEEELRLLEEYDIEELCSVIKEVGFSCTLCGRCCTNEFNGHVFLLDEDTERVRRIRPDAIVPAPFFELCDQNGNFYVSGYALKTKENGGCIFLKENRCTIYNERFSICRIYPYMLHREYGEDGKLAWRQISGLNDHGEYNTDIPDEDCMKAAEETIAYEKAFLEKEIEFYNDALRHFTESGLKPVRKVYDQKIREFQAGEPVTVFVHFSGKFEKNTLKKSDYISA from the coding sequence GTGAACTCGATAAATGGAATTGAAAAGAAGACAGGCGAACTCGAAGAAGAGCTCCGGCTCCTTGAGGAATATGACATCGAAGAGCTCTGCTCGGTCATAAAAGAGGTCGGGTTCTCCTGCACCCTCTGCGGCAGGTGCTGTACGAACGAGTTCAACGGGCATGTGTTTCTCCTCGACGAAGACACCGAGAGAGTCAGAAGAATCCGGCCGGATGCGATAGTCCCGGCACCCTTCTTCGAACTCTGCGATCAAAACGGGAACTTCTACGTCTCCGGCTACGCCCTTAAGACGAAGGAGAACGGAGGATGTATCTTCCTAAAAGAGAACAGGTGCACCATTTACAACGAACGGTTCTCCATTTGCAGGATCTATCCCTACATGCTCCACCGCGAATACGGCGAAGACGGAAAACTTGCATGGAGGCAGATCTCAGGACTAAACGATCACGGCGAATACAACACCGATATCCCGGACGAAGACTGCATGAAAGCCGCAGAGGAGACCATCGCATACGAGAAGGCCTTCCTGGAAAAAGAGATCGAGTTCTACAACGATGCACTCCGCCACTTCACGGAATCCGGGCTTAAGCCTGTAAGAAAGGTATACGATCAAAAAATTCGTGAGTTCCAGGCGGGAGAACCTGTAACGGTCTTCGTTCATTTCAGTGGAAAATTCGAGAAGAATACCCTGAAGAAGAGCGATTATATCTCCGCCTGA
- a CDS encoding methyltransferase domain-containing protein produces MNKGNGKQHITTVLGPVESLESYVKADWWREIFNANYLRTDGDVVDDESITKAEVDFFLSLLNPGFHDTILDLCCGQGRHSLELAGRGYSKICGLDRSHYLITRARKQARNDGLSVGFREGDARKLSYPADSFDFILLPGNSFGYFETNEDDKRVLREAFRVLKPGGRILLDITDGDYLRENFVPRSWEWIDQNHFVCRERSLSSDGERLITREVITHVKNGVMADQFYAERLYNSGDIRAMLDECGYNSIEFHDPIITDSRRNQDLGMMARRLIITASVEKEWTPKKKVSRKKKKVAVVLGDPRLRDVIKPSCVFDEDDYRTIGRLKEALSELRDYEFTYFDNHASMLSWLRQSGSKADFVFNLCDEGFLNDPRKELHVPAALEILSIPYTGGNPQCLAYCYDKSLVRGIAKELDIPVPRAFVINPEDSSFIEFPIHFPVIVKPNFGDSSFGITQDSVCRDISELQDAILRLKSFSGDCSTVLVEEFLTGGDISVGIIGNLPDKYEVLPVIEEDYSSLPRGYPKICGYEAKWDPESPYAGITSIPADLSEEARRFLVASCLKLFGRLGCRDYARFDWRIDSNGTPRLLEVNPNPGWCWDGHLAKMAGIAEITYAEMLGMILKAAEDRIFGDNGK; encoded by the coding sequence ATGAACAAAGGCAATGGCAAGCAACACATAACCACCGTACTCGGTCCTGTGGAGAGCCTGGAGAGCTATGTTAAGGCCGACTGGTGGAGGGAGATCTTCAACGCGAATTATCTCCGTACTGACGGGGATGTCGTCGATGACGAGAGCATTACGAAAGCCGAAGTCGATTTTTTTCTTTCCCTTTTAAATCCCGGATTTCATGACACTATTCTCGATCTCTGCTGCGGGCAGGGGCGTCACTCGCTCGAACTCGCAGGCAGGGGATACTCGAAGATCTGCGGTCTCGACAGGTCCCATTACCTGATAACCCGTGCAAGGAAGCAGGCGAGAAACGATGGACTGTCCGTGGGATTCAGGGAGGGGGATGCAAGAAAACTCTCTTATCCCGCGGATTCGTTCGACTTCATTCTCCTGCCTGGGAACAGCTTCGGTTATTTCGAGACGAACGAGGACGATAAAAGGGTGCTTAGGGAGGCATTCCGTGTCCTGAAGCCCGGCGGCCGCATACTCCTCGATATCACGGACGGGGATTATCTTCGGGAGAATTTCGTCCCGAGAAGCTGGGAATGGATCGACCAGAACCACTTCGTATGCAGGGAGAGAAGCCTGTCTTCGGACGGCGAGCGGCTGATCACCCGCGAAGTGATAACCCACGTGAAGAACGGGGTTATGGCAGACCAGTTCTACGCCGAACGCCTGTATAATTCGGGCGACATCAGGGCGATGCTTGACGAATGCGGGTATAACTCCATAGAATTTCACGACCCGATTATCACCGACTCGCGGAGGAACCAGGACCTCGGGATGATGGCCCGCCGCCTGATTATCACGGCATCGGTCGAGAAGGAGTGGACCCCGAAGAAAAAGGTCAGCAGGAAGAAAAAGAAGGTTGCAGTCGTACTGGGCGATCCCCGGCTTAGGGATGTGATTAAGCCGTCATGTGTCTTCGACGAGGACGATTACCGGACTATCGGGAGGCTGAAGGAGGCGCTGTCCGAACTCAGGGATTATGAGTTCACCTACTTTGACAACCATGCCTCCATGCTCTCGTGGCTTCGACAGTCAGGAAGCAAAGCGGATTTTGTATTCAACCTATGCGACGAGGGATTCTTAAACGACCCGAGAAAGGAGCTCCATGTCCCTGCGGCACTTGAGATCCTTTCGATCCCGTATACGGGCGGAAACCCCCAGTGTCTCGCCTATTGCTACGACAAGTCGCTTGTCAGGGGTATTGCGAAGGAGCTTGATATTCCCGTTCCGCGTGCATTCGTGATAAACCCGGAGGACAGTTCGTTCATAGAATTCCCGATACACTTCCCGGTGATCGTGAAGCCGAACTTCGGGGATTCAAGCTTCGGGATTACACAGGACAGCGTATGCAGGGATATCTCCGAACTCCAGGATGCAATACTTCGCCTGAAGAGCTTTTCCGGTGACTGCAGCACTGTCCTCGTTGAGGAGTTCCTTACCGGAGGGGATATCAGCGTGGGAATTATTGGCAATCTCCCTGATAAATACGAGGTGCTCCCTGTGATCGAGGAGGACTACTCGTCCCTTCCCAGGGGTTATCCGAAGATTTGCGGTTATGAAGCGAAATGGGACCCGGAGTCTCCTTATGCCGGGATCACATCTATTCCTGCGGATCTGTCTGAAGAGGCCCGGCGCTTCCTCGTTGCGAGCTGCCTGAAGCTCTTCGGGAGGCTCGGGTGCAGGGACTATGCACGTTTCGACTGGCGCATAGATTCGAACGGCACACCCCGGCTCCTTGAAGTAAATCCGAATCCCGGCTGGTGCTGGGACGGGCATCTTGCCAAGATGGCGGGTATTGCCGAGATAACGTATGCGGAAATGCTCGGGATGATCCTGAAGGCGGCCGAGGATCGTATCTTCGGGGACAACGGGAAATAA
- a CDS encoding heavy metal translocating P-type ATPase, which translates to MGVKEENHSDSVSCGENCHCGHEHGHNHEHDHGHEGHECGSACACGHDHGHEGGNTKEYVILAAAGILLAAAISGEYLGLSNIFVSSFAVLSALCTGIPIIVSSVRGLLGGRQNVCELAGIAIIAAILIGEYVTAAEVGFILSLGEIAEEYAYGKSRRNIEKIAALHPEYGLVERDGDFVEVPVDEIEVGDTVLIRPGDVVPSDGLIISGATSADESCLTGESVPVEKATGDPVYSGSINIDGAVRIEVTKRSRDSTYSKIVDFVREAEKRRPPTYPFIEKFASIYTPLTLVVTALTWIFTGSIERAITILIVACPCALLLSTPSAVISAIGAGARRGILVKSGLYLEEAGKIDSVIFDKTGTLTSGRMRVETVRAFGGFDEDRMINLAAAAECGSEHPVAATISDFAGERGLNGSGCLQVKSRPGLGVKAESDSGTILVGNIRFMDESGVSVPPSVFAEIEELSALGISPVLVSLDNEIIGLLGVEDSVRDESPSVVRDLKESGITNVSIVSGDRKEIAESVADKCGIERENVYSGIAPGEKRSIVEQFQKDGKKVCFVGDGVNDAPALAQANTGVAIGSRKNTVAIETSHVVLLGEGLRQILSFIRLGRKTVRTIKINVAFALSFTFILMAMAFLGIVHPAAGAVGHQAAVLLVLANSALIPLGMGRWN; encoded by the coding sequence ATGGGCGTAAAAGAGGAAAATCACAGCGATAGCGTAAGCTGTGGAGAAAATTGCCACTGCGGCCACGAACACGGGCATAATCATGAACATGATCACGGGCATGAAGGGCACGAATGCGGGAGTGCATGCGCATGCGGTCATGATCACGGTCACGAGGGGGGCAACACAAAGGAATATGTCATACTGGCCGCAGCGGGAATTTTACTTGCCGCAGCGATATCGGGAGAATACCTGGGCCTGTCAAACATTTTTGTAAGCTCTTTTGCGGTCCTCTCGGCGCTCTGTACCGGTATCCCGATTATCGTAAGTTCTGTAAGGGGATTGTTGGGCGGGAGGCAGAATGTCTGTGAACTTGCCGGAATTGCGATAATTGCGGCAATCCTGATCGGTGAATATGTCACGGCAGCAGAGGTGGGTTTCATCCTCTCCCTCGGCGAGATCGCCGAAGAATATGCATATGGCAAATCAAGGAGGAATATCGAGAAGATTGCGGCACTGCATCCCGAATACGGCCTGGTAGAGAGGGACGGGGATTTTGTCGAAGTGCCCGTTGACGAGATCGAAGTGGGTGACACCGTTTTAATCAGGCCGGGAGATGTCGTTCCCTCTGACGGTCTCATCATAAGCGGTGCGACCTCGGCCGACGAATCCTGCCTTACCGGGGAGAGCGTCCCGGTGGAAAAAGCGACGGGTGATCCCGTCTACTCGGGGTCGATCAATATCGACGGTGCGGTAAGAATTGAGGTTACGAAGAGGAGCAGGGATTCGACTTATTCGAAGATTGTGGATTTTGTTCGCGAGGCGGAGAAGAGAAGGCCGCCCACGTATCCGTTCATAGAGAAGTTCGCCTCGATCTATACACCGCTGACACTCGTGGTGACCGCTCTTACATGGATCTTTACTGGAAGCATCGAGAGGGCGATCACGATATTGATCGTGGCATGCCCGTGTGCCCTTCTCCTCTCTACCCCTTCGGCGGTCATATCTGCAATTGGTGCCGGGGCCAGGAGAGGAATTCTGGTAAAGAGCGGTTTGTATCTTGAAGAGGCCGGAAAGATTGATTCGGTGATCTTCGACAAGACCGGGACGCTTACCTCAGGAAGGATGAGAGTGGAGACTGTAAGAGCATTCGGGGGTTTCGACGAAGACAGGATGATAAATCTTGCCGCAGCGGCCGAGTGCGGATCCGAGCACCCTGTTGCCGCAACTATATCGGATTTTGCCGGGGAAAGGGGATTGAACGGCAGCGGATGCCTGCAGGTCAAGAGCCGCCCGGGTCTCGGGGTAAAGGCTGAGTCGGATTCCGGGACTATACTCGTGGGAAATATAAGGTTCATGGATGAGTCGGGAGTTTCGGTTCCGCCTTCTGTTTTTGCCGAAATCGAGGAGCTTTCAGCTTTAGGTATAAGTCCTGTCCTGGTCTCGCTTGATAATGAGATCATAGGGCTGCTCGGGGTTGAAGACTCTGTCAGGGATGAGTCTCCGTCGGTTGTCCGCGACCTGAAAGAATCCGGCATAACGAATGTTTCGATCGTTTCAGGTGATAGGAAAGAGATCGCCGAAAGCGTAGCTGATAAGTGCGGCATCGAAAGAGAGAATGTATATTCCGGGATTGCCCCCGGTGAAAAGAGATCGATCGTTGAACAATTCCAAAAGGATGGGAAGAAGGTCTGCTTTGTCGGAGACGGGGTAAACGACGCTCCCGCCCTTGCGCAGGCGAATACAGGCGTCGCGATCGGTTCGCGAAAGAATACCGTTGCGATCGAGACCTCCCATGTGGTTCTACTCGGTGAAGGCCTGAGGCAGATCTTAAGTTTCATCCGGCTTGGCAGAAAGACGGTCCGGACCATAAAGATAAACGTCGCATTCGCCCTGTCGTTTACTTTCATACTGATGGCTATGGCGTTTTTGGGTATAGTTCACCCTGCCGCGGGAGCAGTGGGCCA
- a CDS encoding KamA family radical SAM protein, translated as MYSPKYVTDITKVPGLSEEEKKKLAEVQKKFAFRSNEYYLSLIDWDDPADPIRKLVIPDPAELEEWGRLDASGEARYIVAPGMEHKYDQTALVLVSDMCAGFCRYCFRKRIFMNGGAREVARDIDADLEYISSHPEITNVLLSGGDPLFLSTNRLEKIIARIREIDHVQIVRIGTKVPAYNPYRILNDTKLPEVIRRYSTEGKKIYIITQFNHPRELTEQAIKAVNILQNAGAVFASQTPLLHGINDNPETIAELSRKLSFIGIAPYYVFQCRPTLGNRDFVVPVEEGYFILEQAKMNCSGLAKRFTFAMSHVCGKIAIVGVDDERTYLKFHQSAEWEDIGKFMSFRRNPEALWFDDYKSPLSEKKVV; from the coding sequence ATGTACAGCCCGAAGTATGTCACGGACATTACAAAGGTCCCCGGGCTTTCGGAAGAGGAGAAAAAAAAGCTCGCGGAGGTGCAGAAGAAGTTCGCTTTCCGGTCGAACGAGTACTACCTCTCCCTCATCGACTGGGACGATCCTGCGGACCCGATCAGAAAGCTCGTGATTCCTGACCCGGCCGAACTCGAGGAATGGGGCAGGCTCGACGCATCCGGGGAGGCGAGGTACATCGTAGCGCCCGGAATGGAGCATAAATACGACCAGACGGCACTCGTTCTCGTAAGCGACATGTGTGCAGGATTCTGCAGGTACTGTTTCAGGAAACGGATTTTTATGAACGGGGGCGCACGTGAGGTTGCAAGAGACATCGATGCGGACCTCGAATACATCTCTTCCCACCCTGAGATCACGAATGTCCTTTTGAGCGGAGGCGACCCCCTGTTCCTGTCGACGAACAGGCTTGAAAAGATCATCGCACGGATCAGGGAGATAGACCACGTACAGATTGTAAGGATCGGAACGAAGGTCCCGGCATACAACCCTTACAGGATATTAAACGATACAAAACTCCCGGAGGTTATCAGGAGGTATTCCACGGAAGGAAAAAAGATCTATATAATTACGCAGTTCAACCACCCAAGAGAGCTCACGGAACAGGCGATAAAAGCCGTGAACATCCTGCAGAATGCAGGTGCGGTATTTGCCAGCCAGACTCCGCTCCTGCACGGAATAAACGACAACCCGGAGACGATAGCGGAACTCTCCAGGAAACTGTCATTCATCGGTATCGCACCATACTATGTCTTCCAGTGCCGTCCGACACTCGGCAACAGGGATTTTGTCGTTCCCGTGGAAGAGGGCTATTTCATTCTCGAACAGGCGAAGATGAATTGCTCGGGGCTTGCCAAGAGGTTCACGTTCGCGATGTCGCATGTATGCGGAAAGATCGCGATTGTCGGCGTGGATGACGAAAGAACTTATCTAAAATTCCACCAGTCGGCCGAATGGGAGGACATAGGAAAGTTCATGAGTTTCAGGAGGAATCCGGAAGCCCTGTGGTTCGACGACTACAAATCCCCGCTCTCTGAGAAGAAAGTCGTATGA